DNA sequence from the Anaerolineae bacterium genome:
CTATTTTACAAAGAAGCAAGTTTTCCGGCAGATTACCGCGAGGCCGAAGTGGGGCAAATCATGAACGCCCTCTACAAATTACGCAGCATTGCCCTCAACGGCCTGGCCGGTATGGGTAAATCAAATGTGGTCCGCTTTGTGGTTTCTCATCCCCAAGTAAAGCCCCGCTACCTCAAAGAGCGGCCAGCCAATTTTGTCTTTATCCATCTTGATTGCGCCGGGTTGGGGGACGGCAGCGAGATAGAGCTTTTGAGCGAGCTGCTGCTGCAATTGCGCGCCACTGTCTCCACCCCAAGCGATGCCCCGCTCCCCGCCGACGGGCGCAACTTGCGCCGGGCGTTGAAAGAGCAGCTACTGGCCTTGCCGCCCGCGCTGACGCCGGTGGTGGCTTTTGATTATTTTGATGAGGCGGCCGCGGCAACAGACCACACTTTTTTTAACTACCTGTTTTTCCTCCGCAATTGCCGGCCGCAGGGGAATCTGGCTTACATTTTTGTCACGCGCCGGCCCGTTGGATCCTTTTTTGAACTTCACGAGTTGCTTGATGAGACCTGTTTCATCGGCCCGCTTAACACCAAGGATGCGCTGGAATCTTTGCAGCGGGACGAGGCGCGACTGGGCCATACCTTCGATCCCTACCAGCGAACCCGATTGCTCGATTGCACCGGCGGCCATCCCGGCTTTTTGAAAAATGCCATCGAATTAGCCGCCGCTTCGCTTGATTTGCGCCGGCCCGAGGAGACACTCGCCCGGCAACTGCTCCAGTGGGATAACATTAAACGATTGGCCGAAGAACTGTGGGCCGACCTGACTCCGGCTGAGCAGGAAACGCTGCTTGCCGCGGCCCAAAACCCGCTGCCTGCCGCCTTGCCGGAAACCGTTCTGTTGGAACGTTTCGGCCTGCTCAAATTGCACCAGGGGCGATTGGTTATTTTTTGTCCGCTGTTTGCTATGTTTATCCGGCAATTCAAAGCGCCGCCAAGCGGCGCGGTGCAGATTACGGCCGTGTTTCCCAATCAGGCCTGCCTTAAAACCGCCGCCGGAGAAGAACAACTGACGCTGCCGCCGCTGCTCTTTGCCCTGTTGCTGGCTTTTGCCCAAAGCAGACCGGCTGAGATTTTGCCCACCGATAGTTTGGTCACCCAAATTTACGGCCCCGAAGCTGCCGGCGTGTCAAATGCCGCGTTGTCGCAACTGGTCAAACGCCTGCGCGAGGCGCTGGACCCGCCCATTCGGCTGCTGCTGGACGACCCTACTTTTAGCTGCGTAGAGACTATTCGAGACGTGGGCTACCGGCTCACAGCCGGCTGCACAGCATCCCCGCCGCCATAAACGCGTATCGTTTTTGCCGGCGCTCGTGGGGTTTGCCGGCAAACTGGCCCGGATCATAGTAAACGACCGGCAGCGTGGCGTGCAGCAGCCCCCAGTAGTAAGGGCGCAGGTCGGCAAGATCGGCCAGGTAAGGGGCGGCCCGGCGGCGAATGGCTCTGATGACGCGCCACGCTTGGGCAAATTGCGCTTCAGCCAAAGCCGGATTCGACAACTCAAGTAAGGCCATACTACCGAGCATCAATTCCTGTTCGAACAAAATCGCCCTTTCCAGATCGCTGTCATTTTCTAATGTGGTGAGCATAAATTTCACATCCGCTTCAAGGCGGCAGAAATCGCGCAGGGTGTGTCCCCGGTCGGCTGCAACGGGAATATTTTCGCGGGCCGCTTCGGCGGCGCGGGCGGCCGACAGGCCGTTGCCGGTATGCGAAAAATCAATGAACCAGGGCAGAACCGGTTCGCCGGATTGTCCCCTCTCAAACAGGATGTTGCGGGCGTTGAGATCGCCGTGGATGGTGGAACGGTGCAGCGGTATGGGGTTGGTTAAGGCAGGCTGGCGCTGCAAAAAGTCAACCGGATCGCGCCAGGGAATCGTTCCGCCAGGGCAGAAGTTGGGTCTTAAATTCGGATCGGTTTGGCTTTTGGAGAGATGCAGGCGTTGGCGGTAGGGGTCATCTTGGTCCAGTAGCCGCTCAACCTGTTCAATTATAAGCTGTTGTTTTTTGAACAACAGATGATATTCGCGCCGGGGATCAACCGGCTCCACCTGCCCTTGCCGGTACCACGCTTGTTCTAACGGCGCAAAAATTTCTTCGATGAGCGCCGCCGCGTGGTTAGCCGGAAGGTTGTGGTAGAGTTGGGCAAAGCTTTGCACCGAGTCGCCCAGCCCCAGGCCGGCATATTCATAGGCGATACCGGCGGTATCTTCCAGCCGGGCGTGTCGAAGAAAGCGGGCAGCGCGGCCAAGACAGCCTAAAACATAGCGGTGGAATTTCTGGTCTTCGCTCAATATTTCAGCCCGCTCACCGAGTTTGACTACAAAGGTATGCGGCAAGAGAACGCCGCTTTCCTTATATTGCAGCCTGGCTAAAAGCGTGGCGCTGCCCCCATGACCGCCCGGCAACGGGCTTAGCTGCACCAACCGCACAGCGGGGGGCGCTTTGAATAGGGTCTGGACCAACGCCAAAAATTCGGGCCGGTTTAAATGCCGAAACCCGTCAACAAGGGGTATCTCGCCGGCGGAGAGGCGTGGGGCGCTACGGGCAGCCACTTCCGGTCTGGTTTCAGTGAGAGATTTTTTGGCCCGGCAGAGTCGCCACCATAAAGAAAAGGCCAGCCCTTCAACAAACAGGAGCAAGCCCATCAGCCCCAGCACAACCCAGGCGGCAATGGGCACATCAAAGAAGCCGTAATCGGCGGCGTTGAACAGGATGACAATCACTACCGCAACACTGGTTGCCATTGAGATCAAAAAAATCCCCGCCAGGATTGGCAGGTCGCTGTTGCGAAAAATATCCTTCAACAAGCAGTGGCTGCTATTCTTTTGCTCAACCAGCCAGTTGGTGAGGCTTTTCATCGGCCGG
Encoded proteins:
- a CDS encoding winged helix-turn-helix domain-containing protein, producing MTLFYKEASFPADYREAEVGQIMNALYKLRSIALNGLAGMGKSNVVRFVVSHPQVKPRYLKERPANFVFIHLDCAGLGDGSEIELLSELLLQLRATVSTPSDAPLPADGRNLRRALKEQLLALPPALTPVVAFDYFDEAAAATDHTFFNYLFFLRNCRPQGNLAYIFVTRRPVGSFFELHELLDETCFIGPLNTKDALESLQRDEARLGHTFDPYQRTRLLDCTGGHPGFLKNAIELAAASLDLRRPEETLARQLLQWDNIKRLAEELWADLTPAEQETLLAAAQNPLPAALPETVLLERFGLLKLHQGRLVIFCPLFAMFIRQFKAPPSGAVQITAVFPNQACLKTAAGEEQLTLPPLLFALLLAFAQSRPAEILPTDSLVTQIYGPEAAGVSNAALSQLVKRLREALDPPIRLLLDDPTFSCVETIRDVGYRLTAGCTASPPP